The stretch of DNA CGGTTCGGCATGACGGTGATCTTCTCCACCCACCACCTCGATCTCGTCCCTGAACTGGCCGACTACGTCTATGTGATGGACCGCGGCGCGGTCGCCGCACAGGGGCCGGTGCCGGCGATCTTCTCGCAGCCGGATCTGCTGGCGCGCACCCGTCTCGACGTTCCGGTGCTCCAGCGGCTGATGCGCTCGCTGCGCGAGGCCGGCGTCCCGCTTGGCGAGGGCTATACCTACGAAGAGGTCGAGGCGGCTTTCAGGGAGGCATACCGGGGCCGGCCATGATCGAAGATCTCTTCGCCATCGAGCAGTCGGCACAGGGCACGAGCCGGGTCCATCGCTGCGATGCACGGGTGAAGATCCTGGTCACCCTCGCCGTGATTATAACGGTCGTCGCCTTTCCGTACACGACCGCGGTCTATCGCCTCGGCGCCGCAATTATGCTCTTCTTCGCCGTCCTCTGGGCGGCGTCCGGCCTCTCCCCGACCATCTACCTCAAACACTTCCTCCTGATCCTCCCGTTTGGCTTTTTCCTGATCTTCTTCCAGATATTCTTCGAAAACCCGCATTATACGGCGTTCCACCCGCTGTTCGCTCTCCCCTTCGGCATCGCCGTCTATGCCGAGTCGGTGGAGTTCGCCTCCATCCTGGCGGTGAAATTTCTCGCCTGCATCTCCTTCATCATCCTCCTCTCCTCGACGACAACGATGCAGGGGATGCTCGAGGGCGCCGGGCGCCTGGGCATGCCACCCGAGTTTACCCTCGTCCTCGGGATGATGGTCCGCTATCTCTTCCTCTTTGCACGGATCTACCTGCGGGTGAAGGCTTCTCTTGAGACGAGATGCTTCGACGCCTTCGACCGTTCCCTGCCGTACCGCTACCGGCTGCAGACACTCGCCTACACCATCGGAACAATCTTCCTCCGCTCCTTCGAGCAGGGGGAGCGGACCTATACGAGTATGCGCTGCCGCGGATACGGGAAGGACTCGCACCTCTTCATCAGGAAAAAGCCGCTGCTCAGGTCGGAATGGGTGTTTCTTGCCACAAGCCTCACACTCGTCCCGGCGGCGGCGGTGGCGGCATGGCTCCTGTGAGATCGGACACTGATACCTTTTTTACCGGGGAGGACAACTTCCCATCCATGGAGAGCAAATTCGGGAGAGGTTTTGTGATCCCTCTGGTGGCGCTCAGCAAGCATTTCGCCCTCCCGCCCGAGCAGGCGTTTTACGGCGCTGCCGATCATCTCGACGAACTGATCCTCCCGGCGCAGTTCGCGGGCACCCGGATCGAGAGCCTTGTCGAGCAGCTCAGGAAAAAAGTGATCTGGCACCAGCCCGGCAGCATGGACCGGGAGACCGCAGTCGAGGTCAGGGCGATCCTCCAGAAACTCCTCGTGGAAGTGGACCTGGCCTTCGGGATCGCGGACCCGCAGATCGGAACATATGACTGACAATCTGAAAAATTGAGTACCTTAAAGAGGGTTCACGACCAATACATAGTGTGAATCCACGAGTTTCGCGTCCCTTATTTTTAACGGAGGTCAGGCATGAGTTCAACCTATGACGCCTCCCACATCACCGTATTAAAGGGCCTCCAGCCGGTGCGCGAGCGTCCTGCCATGTATATCGGGAGCACCGATACGCGGGGCCTCCACCATCTGGTCTACGAGGTGGTCGACAACTCCATCGACGAGGCGCTTGCAGGTTTCTGCAATCAGATCAGTGTCTCCATCGGCACCGACGGTTCGTGCACCGTCGTGGACAACGGCCGGGGCATCCCGGTCGATACGATGAAGAACGGCAAAAGCGCCCTTGAAGTGGTGCTCACCGTCCTCCATGCCGGCGGCAAGTTCGATAAGAACACCTATCAGGTCTCAGGCGGCCTGCACGGCGTCGGTGTCTCGGTCGTCAACGCCCTTTCGAAGATGCTGCGCGCCACCGTTCACCGCGACGGCAGGGTCTATGAGATCACCTTCTCCCGCGGCACGGTAACCGAACAGATCCACTCCAGAAAGGAGAGCCTTGACGAGATGAAAGCCCGGTACGTCCGGACATATGGCGCGGAAGGGGACTGGGAAGGGATCGAGGAGCGCGACGCGTTCCTCGAACATTTCGGGGAACGCCTCTCCGGAACAACGATTTCGTTCGTCCCGGACGAGACGATCTTCGAGACCGTCACCTTCGACTACGATGTCCTCGCCCACCGGATGCGGGAGCTCGCATTCCTGAACTCCGGACTCTCGATCTCGATCAGGGACGAGCGTTCGGGCGACGAGGACCATTACTGCTATGAGGGCGGGATCGCCGAGTTCGTCAGGCACCTCAACGAGAGTGCCGAGAAGATCCACGAAAACATCATCTCCTTCGACCGGAAGGACGAAGAGAACCGGACCGAGGTGGAGGTCGCCTTCCAGTACACGAACACCTTCAAGGAGCAGGTGTACACCTTTGTCAACTCCGTGAACACTCGCGAGGGCGGGACGCACCTCGAGGGGTTCAGGAGCGCGATCACGCGGGCGATCAACAACTCGGCGAAGAAGGGCAACCTGCTCAAAAACGGCGCCTCGGTCAGGGGCGACGACGTCAGGGAGGGACTCAACGCCGTCATCTCCATAAAGATTGCAAACCCTCAGTTCGAGGGGCAGACAAAGATGCGCCTCGGCAACTCTGCCGTCAGGGGCATCGTCGATTCCCTGGTATACTCCTCCCTCACCGAGTTTTTCGAGGAGAACCCGAAGACCCTCCAGGCGATCGTGGGCAAGGCCCTTCTCGCCGCACGGGCCCGCGAGGCGGCACAGAGCGCGCGGGACCTCGCCCGCCGGAAGAGCACCCTGGAAAGCGGCGGTCTGCCCGGCAAACTTGCCGACTGCTCAGAGCGCGACCCCGCAAAGAGCGAGGTGTATATTGTGGAGGGCGACTCTGCAGGCGGTTCGGCGAAACAGGGGCGCGACCGAAGGTTCCAGGCGATCCTGCCCCTCAGGGGTAAGATCCTCAACGTGGAGAAGGCTTCCCCGCACAAGATCCTCAAAAATGCCGAGATCCAGGCGCTCATCTCCGCGATCGGCACCGGCGTCGGCGAGCACTTCGACGCCTCCCGGGCGCGGTATCACCGGATCATCCTGATGACCGATGCCGATGTGGACGGGGCGCACATCACGACGCTCCTTCTGACATTCTTCTTCAGGTACATGCCCGAACTCATCGAGCACGGCTACATCTACATTGCCCAGCCCCCTCTCTTCAGGGTGGCGCGGGGCAAGAAGGAGGAGTACGCCTACCGCGAGGAGGACATGAAAGAGATCATGGCCGCCATGGGCGATAAGGGCGTCTCAGTCCAGCGCTACAAGGGTCTTGGCGAGATGAACGCCGGGCAGCTCTGGGAGACGACGATGGATCCGGCGCACCGGGTGCTCAAACAGGTGCGGATCGAGGACGCCATCTATGCGAACGAGATCTTTGAAAAACTGATGGGAGACGACGTGGAACCCAGAAAGGAATTTATCCGGAGACATGCGCAGGAGGTGAAGAACCTTGACATCTGAGGAGAAGCCCGAACGCCGTTCCGTCATCCAGGTCACTGTCGAGAACGAGATGAAGTCCTCGTACATCGACTATGCGATGTCGGTGATCATCGGCCGGGCGATCCCGGACGTCCGCGACGGCCTCAAGCCGGTCCACCGCCGCATCCTCTACGGGATGTGGGAGATGGGCATCACCCACGACAAACCGACGAAGAAGAGCGCAAGTATCGTCGGTCACGTGATGGGCAAATATCACCCCCACGGCGACGCCTCCATCTACGACACCCTTGTCAAGATGGCGCAGCCGTTCAGTTACCGCTACATGCCGGTAGAGGGGCAGGGAAACTTCGGCTCCATCGACGGTGATTCCGCTGCGGCGATGCGGTACACGGAGGCCCGCCTCAACCCCCTCGCCGAGGCGGTCCTCGAGGATATCGAGAAAGAAACGGTCGATTTCATCCCGAACTTCGACGAATCGACGAAAGAGCCGACGGTGCTCCCTGCAAAAGTGCCAAACCTCCTCATCAACGGGTCGTCGGGGATCGCCGTGGGCATGGCGACGAATATGCCGCCGCACAACCTCGGCGAGGTCTGCGACGCCCTCTGCGCCTATATCGATAACCCCTCGATCGGCGTCGAGGACCTGATGCAGCACATCCCGGCCCCTGACTTCCCGACCGGCGGGATGATCATGGGCACGGCCGGGGTGCGCGAGGCCTATCTCACCGGCCGCGGCAAGGTGATCATGAGAGGTGTCGCCGAGATCGAGGAGGAGGGGCGGACCCCCCGCATCATCATATCGGAGATCCCCTACCAGGTGAACAAGGCAAACCTCGTCGAGCAGATCGCCACCCTCGTGCGGGAAAAAAGGATCGAAGGGATCTCTGACCTCCGCGACGAGTCGGACAAGGACGGGATCAGGGTGGTCGTCGAGTTGAAGCGCGACGCCATGCCGCAGGTTGTCCTGAACCAGATCTACAAGCACACGCCCCTCGAAAGCACCTTCGGGATCAACAACCTCGCTATCGTGGACGGAAAGCCCCTGACCCTCAGTCTCCCGCAGATCATGGAGCATTTCCTCGACCACCGGATCGAGGTCGTGCGCAGGCGGTCCCAGTTCGAGCTGCGCAAGGCGCAGGAGAGGGTGCACATCCTCAACGGGCTGATCCTCGCCCTGCAGAGCATCGACGACGTGGTCGCCGCCATCAGGGCATCTCAGAGCGCCGAAGAAGCGAGAGAGACCCTTATCGCACGCTTCGGCCTCGACGAGGTGCAGGCGAATGCCATACTCCAGATGCAGCTCCGCCGCCTCGCGGCCCTCGAACAGCAGAAGATCACAGACGAGCGTACCGGGCTGCAGAAGGAGATCGAGCGGCTGCAGGAGATCCTTTCCACGCGTGAGACTATCGTCCGGGAGATCAGATCCGACATTGTCGGGCTCAGGGAGCAGTTCGGCGACGAGCGGCGGACGCAGATCGTCCCGGCAGCCGGGGAGATCTGTAAAGAGGATCTCATCGAGGACAAACCAGTTCTGGTCTCGCTGACGGCGACGAATTACATCAAGCGGATGCCGCTCGAAGCCTATCGGATGCAACACCGCGGCGGGAAGGGCGTCATCGGGATGGCGACAAAGGAGGACGACGTCGTTTCTGACGTCTTTGTGGCAAGCACCCACGATTACCTCCTCTGCTTCACCAACAAAGGGCGTATCTACTGGATGAAAGTCTACGACATCCCGGAGAGCAGCCGGACGGCGAAGGGCAAGGCGATCGTCAACCTGCTCAACCTCAATGACGAACTGGTGAGCGCCGTCATTCCCCTGCGGAAGTTCGATACCGGCGAGTACCTCTTCTTTGCGACGAAGGAGGGGATGGTCGTGAAGATCCCGGTCGAGGAGTTCTCCCGCCCGCGGCCGAGCGGGATCCTTGCGATCAAACTGAAGGAGGGCGACGAGTTGATGGACGTGAAACTCACCGACGGATCGACTGAAGTGCTCCTGACGACCTGGAAGGGCCAGAGCCTCCGCTTCTCCGAGGAGGCCGTTCGCCCGCTCCACCGCAACTCGCAGGGGGTGATCGGGATCAGGATGCGCGGCGGCGACCATCTGGTCTCCTTAAGCCTGGTCTCAAAGGACCATCTGCTCACGATCACCGCCGGGGGAATGGGGAAGCGGACAGAATTCGACGAGTTCCGCGGCCACGGACGGGGGACGATGGGCGTGAGGAACATCCAGCCGGCCTACGGCGACGGCGTGGTGGCGGCAAAGGCCGTTTCAGACGACGACGAGATCATCCTGATGAGCACCGCAGGAAACGTGATCAGGATGACGGTAGGCGGGATCTCGATCCAGAAGCGCGGCACCCGGGGTGTGCGGCTGATGAAGATGGACGAGGGCGACCGGGTCGTCGGTTTCGCGGCGATCAACCCGGACGACGAGATTGAGACGCCCGATCTCTGACCGCCACCTTTTTTTCTGCCTTCACCGAGAAAGAGTGGAGGAGCATGAGATCCAGCGTGTACTTTACAGGGGCCGCCGTGGGGAGCGATCGGAAAAATACTCTCGATAAGATCAACGCTCTCTTTGAGGCGGCGGGGCTTGGGGCCTGCATCAGGGAAGGAGATCTGACGGCGGTGAAACTCCATTTCGGGGAGTGGGGCAACGACACGTATATCAGCCCGGTCTGGGTGCGTGAGGTCGTCGAACGGATCAGGGCGGCCGGCGGCAACCCTTTTCTCACCGACACCGCCACCCTGTACTCTGGGGCGCGCCACAACGCCGTGGACCACCTGAGAACGGCGATACGCCACGGTTTCGGCTTCGAGGTGACCGGAGCGCCGATCCTCATCGCCGACGGTCTGACCTCAGGGAACTGGCGGAAGGTTGGGATCGCCGGAGAGCGGTTCGATCAAGTGAAGATCGCAGGCGACATCCTCGATGCCGGGAGCATGATCGTCCTCTCCCACGTGAAAGGGCACGGCATGGCCGGGTTCGGCGGGGCAATCAAGAACCTGGCTATGGGATGCGCCCCGGCGGCCGGGAAAAAGGAGCAGCACCAGGGGCTCCTCCCGGTCATCGACCAGAAGGTCTGCGCGGGCTGCGGGGGGTGTGCGGGCGTCTGCCCGACAGGAGCGCTGGAGGAGACCGCGGGGGGCGTCGGGCTGAAGGCGTCCAGGTGCATCGGCTGCGGGGAGTGCATGACCGTCTGCCCGACCGGGGCGATCGATTTCAACTGGGCCGAAGGGGTGGCGCCCTTTATGGAGATGATGGCCGAGTACGCCCTCGGCGCCGTCGCCGGGAAGGAGGGGCGAGTGGGATACCTGAACTTCCTGGTGAACATCACGCCTGACTGCGACTGCTGCCCCTGGAGCGACGGCCGGATTGTGCCGGACATCGGGATCCTGGCATCCACCGATCCGGTGGCGATCGACGCCGCCAGCTTCGATCTGGTCAACGCTCAGCAGGGGATCGCCGGGAGCCGCCTCCTCTGCAACCACGCTCCGGGCGAGGACAAGTTCAGGGGGGTCGCCCCGTACACCGACGGGACGATCCAGATCCGGCACGGCGAGCGGATCGGGCTCGGCAGGACGGCGTATGAACTGATAGAGATTTGAGGGGATCCTTTTTCCGCCTGCTCCCTCCCCCTGACTCTCGCAGAGGCATGGACAAACAGCACCATCTCCACATCGGTTGAGAGTCAGACAATCCCCTTTCAGAGGTTTGATTCTATCGGAGGCACCGGGTTACGCATAGGGTGTGGAGGTGTCACCGCCACAGGCAGCGCGGGTGACCTATCCGAGCGTTTCATCAGCGCTCCCGGCCAACACGAGAGGGATCTATGGATACCTTCACCGTAATCCTCCTCTCCGTCGGCCTTGCCATGGACGCCGCCGCCGTTTCCATCGCCGGCGGGGTCACCGTCAGGGAGGGGCGGGCCCGGACGGCCATCACCCTCGCCATCCTTTTCGGAGTGTTTCAGACCGGCATGACCATAGCGGGGTGGTATGGCGGCTCCCTCTTCAGCGGCTACATCGAGGGGTTCGACCACTGGATCGCCTTCCTCCTCCTCGCTGTCATCGGCGGAAAAATGCTCCACGAGGGATTGAAGGGCGAGGACGGCGCGGCGATCCCCTTCGACCGCGTCCCGGTGCTGCTCATGCTCGGGGTCGCCACCTCCATCGACGCCCTCGCCGTCGGGCTCTCCCTTGCGCTCCTGGGATCAGAGATCCTGGGGCCGGCAATCGTCATCGGGATCGTCACCGCCGCCCTCTCACTCCTCGGCTTCTGGATCGGCACCGCCTTCGGCGACAGGAACCGCGACCGGGCTGCGATCCTCGGCGGGATCATCCTGATCCTGATCGGCATCAGGATCCTCGCCGAACACCTCCTCACCTGATCCGGCGGCTGCCCTGTTTTTCAAGGTAGCGCTGGTGGTACTCCTCGGCCCGGTAGAAGGGGCCGGCGGGAGAGATCACCGTTGCGATCGGTCGGCTGTACCACCCCGAATGCTGCCGCCGTTCGAGGGAGGCGAGGGCCTCGGAGTGCTGTTCGGTCGACGTCGTGAAGATCGCCGATCTATACTGGGTCCCCACGTCCGGCCCCTGTCGGTCTCTCGTCGTCGGGTCGTGGATATCCCAGAAGACCTCCAGAAGGGAGGCATAAGAGACCACCAGCGGGTCGAATACCACCGCCACCGTCTCGGCGTGCCCGGTCGCACCGGTGCAGACCTCTCCGTAGGTCGGGTTCTCTGTCGTACCTCCCATATACCCGACTGCCGTATCCACCACGCCCGGCACCTCCCGAAAAGCCGCCTCGACCCCCCAGAAGCACCCCGCTGCAAAGTACGCGGTCTCACGCCCCGTCTCCCTGACCATACCCCCCCTCTTGTCGCCGGAGAGATATATCTTCCCGGACGTCCCCACCGGGATCGATGCTCCCTCCCACATATCCCGAGGCGGCCATCGCCCTGCAGGAGGAGATCAGCCGCCTCGTCGTCACCGAGGGCGATCCCTATCCCTCGCTCGTCGCCGGCCTCGACGCCGCCTATGCACGGGACGGACGGACCGTCTTCGGTGCTGCAGCTCTCCTCGTATTTCCGTCGCTCGAATTCGTCGAGGGGGCATGGGCAGCGTGCGAGATCGCCTTCCCGTACATCCCCGGCCTCTTCGCCTTCAGGGAGGGGCCGGCACTCATCGAGGCGCTCGGTCGCCTCGCGCACACTCCAGACCTCCTGATCGTCGACGGCCACGGCATCGCTCACCCGCGGCGGTGCGGGATCGCCTCTCACATCGGTGTTGTGACCGGTATCCCCTCGATCGGGGTGGCAAAACACCTCCTCTGCGGGGCAGCAGCGGAGCCCGGCAGTGAGCGCGGATCAGCGGCGCCGGTGACCG from Methanofollis liminatans DSM 4140 encodes:
- the cbiQ gene encoding cobalt ECF transporter T component CbiQ, which codes for MIEDLFAIEQSAQGTSRVHRCDARVKILVTLAVIITVVAFPYTTAVYRLGAAIMLFFAVLWAASGLSPTIYLKHFLLILPFGFFLIFFQIFFENPHYTAFHPLFALPFGIAVYAESVEFASILAVKFLACISFIILLSSTTTMQGMLEGAGRLGMPPEFTLVLGMMVRYLFLFARIYLRVKASLETRCFDAFDRSLPYRYRLQTLAYTIGTIFLRSFEQGERTYTSMRCRGYGKDSHLFIRKKPLLRSEWVFLATSLTLVPAAAVAAWLL
- a CDS encoding DNA topoisomerase subunit B, with product MSSTYDASHITVLKGLQPVRERPAMYIGSTDTRGLHHLVYEVVDNSIDEALAGFCNQISVSIGTDGSCTVVDNGRGIPVDTMKNGKSALEVVLTVLHAGGKFDKNTYQVSGGLHGVGVSVVNALSKMLRATVHRDGRVYEITFSRGTVTEQIHSRKESLDEMKARYVRTYGAEGDWEGIEERDAFLEHFGERLSGTTISFVPDETIFETVTFDYDVLAHRMRELAFLNSGLSISIRDERSGDEDHYCYEGGIAEFVRHLNESAEKIHENIISFDRKDEENRTEVEVAFQYTNTFKEQVYTFVNSVNTREGGTHLEGFRSAITRAINNSAKKGNLLKNGASVRGDDVREGLNAVISIKIANPQFEGQTKMRLGNSAVRGIVDSLVYSSLTEFFEENPKTLQAIVGKALLAARAREAAQSARDLARRKSTLESGGLPGKLADCSERDPAKSEVYIVEGDSAGGSAKQGRDRRFQAILPLRGKILNVEKASPHKILKNAEIQALISAIGTGVGEHFDASRARYHRIILMTDADVDGAHITTLLLTFFFRYMPELIEHGYIYIAQPPLFRVARGKKEEYAYREEDMKEIMAAMGDKGVSVQRYKGLGEMNAGQLWETTMDPAHRVLKQVRIEDAIYANEIFEKLMGDDVEPRKEFIRRHAQEVKNLDI
- the gyrA gene encoding DNA gyrase subunit A is translated as MTSEEKPERRSVIQVTVENEMKSSYIDYAMSVIIGRAIPDVRDGLKPVHRRILYGMWEMGITHDKPTKKSASIVGHVMGKYHPHGDASIYDTLVKMAQPFSYRYMPVEGQGNFGSIDGDSAAAMRYTEARLNPLAEAVLEDIEKETVDFIPNFDESTKEPTVLPAKVPNLLINGSSGIAVGMATNMPPHNLGEVCDALCAYIDNPSIGVEDLMQHIPAPDFPTGGMIMGTAGVREAYLTGRGKVIMRGVAEIEEEGRTPRIIISEIPYQVNKANLVEQIATLVREKRIEGISDLRDESDKDGIRVVVELKRDAMPQVVLNQIYKHTPLESTFGINNLAIVDGKPLTLSLPQIMEHFLDHRIEVVRRRSQFELRKAQERVHILNGLILALQSIDDVVAAIRASQSAEEARETLIARFGLDEVQANAILQMQLRRLAALEQQKITDERTGLQKEIERLQEILSTRETIVREIRSDIVGLREQFGDERRTQIVPAAGEICKEDLIEDKPVLVSLTATNYIKRMPLEAYRMQHRGGKGVIGMATKEDDVVSDVFVASTHDYLLCFTNKGRIYWMKVYDIPESSRTAKGKAIVNLLNLNDELVSAVIPLRKFDTGEYLFFATKEGMVVKIPVEEFSRPRPSGILAIKLKEGDELMDVKLTDGSTEVLLTTWKGQSLRFSEEAVRPLHRNSQGVIGIRMRGGDHLVSLSLVSKDHLLTITAGGMGKRTEFDEFRGHGRGTMGVRNIQPAYGDGVVAAKAVSDDDEIILMSTAGNVIRMTVGGISIQKRGTRGVRLMKMDEGDRVVGFAAINPDDEIETPDL
- a CDS encoding DUF362 domain-containing protein; this translates as MRSSVYFTGAAVGSDRKNTLDKINALFEAAGLGACIREGDLTAVKLHFGEWGNDTYISPVWVREVVERIRAAGGNPFLTDTATLYSGARHNAVDHLRTAIRHGFGFEVTGAPILIADGLTSGNWRKVGIAGERFDQVKIAGDILDAGSMIVLSHVKGHGMAGFGGAIKNLAMGCAPAAGKKEQHQGLLPVIDQKVCAGCGGCAGVCPTGALEETAGGVGLKASRCIGCGECMTVCPTGAIDFNWAEGVAPFMEMMAEYALGAVAGKEGRVGYLNFLVNITPDCDCCPWSDGRIVPDIGILASTDPVAIDAASFDLVNAQQGIAGSRLLCNHAPGEDKFRGVAPYTDGTIQIRHGERIGLGRTAYELIEI
- a CDS encoding manganese efflux pump MntP, translating into MDTFTVILLSVGLAMDAAAVSIAGGVTVREGRARTAITLAILFGVFQTGMTIAGWYGGSLFSGYIEGFDHWIAFLLLAVIGGKMLHEGLKGEDGAAIPFDRVPVLLMLGVATSIDALAVGLSLALLGSEILGPAIVIGIVTAALSLLGFWIGTAFGDRNRDRAAILGGIILILIGIRILAEHLLT
- the msrA gene encoding peptide-methionine (S)-S-oxide reductase MsrA encodes the protein MVRETGRETAYFAAGCFWGVEAAFREVPGVVDTAVGYMGGTTENPTYGEVCTGATGHAETVAVVFDPLVVSYASLLEVFWDIHDPTTRDRQGPDVGTQYRSAIFTTSTEQHSEALASLERRQHSGWYSRPIATVISPAGPFYRAEEYHQRYLEKQGSRRIR
- the nfi gene encoding deoxyribonuclease V (cleaves DNA at apurinic or apyrimidinic sites), translating into MLPPTYPEAAIALQEEISRLVVTEGDPYPSLVAGLDAAYARDGRTVFGAAALLVFPSLEFVEGAWAACEIAFPYIPGLFAFREGPALIEALGRLAHTPDLLIVDGHGIAHPRRCGIASHIGVVTGIPSIGVAKHLLCGAAAEPGSERGSAAPVTEGGATIGCAVRTVTGVHPVYVSVGHRVGLVEAVRLVLALSDGYRLPAPIRAAHALANRVRERGDGL